A genomic region of Stenotrophomonas sp. NA06056 contains the following coding sequences:
- a CDS encoding CsgG/HfaB family protein → MRTTTRLIGLGLAAALLAACGKQDAPAEAAPAKDKAASALASNAPVQEAPLRGTPDFGGTTQVAREADGIGSTPELAVLAALQSAVAQVNGVRVASQMQSLRAGLHVDVDGEHVGDIRADAFSQQMIAGSQGAVLGYEILSQDEVSQLDEETIARVRASDEGWSFKGSASASASGEATAKGGSASASVKENYEEQVKVDAKRGASSFDSDVTRRSMRSYWKVRVRAQIAQYRAPDEEGKPKIVVALPRTKSGSYAVGDGRVNADEVAQAIRARLSDTLTQTQRFIVLDREFGDELQAEIDHINSGNVRLQDTARVGQQLATDLILIPTIERFEYPRSVRNLRMSDRQVTSYSGGGRITLRLVNATTGQVVMSDSFDHQLASTGPSTLPRVVNGRSMAAAMMDSLSGQIGTDIVTTLFPVSVVSVDGDQVVLSQGGDTVQVGQRWQAVRLGEELKDPQTGRSLGRSEHPCCTIRIDRVAAQTSYGTLEEGVDAMRGGFRPGQIELRQKLGSKPKAAAGATASAAPAAAARPASKPKPKPAAAPAEDPNW, encoded by the coding sequence ATGCGTACGACGACTCGATTGATCGGCCTGGGCCTGGCCGCGGCCCTGCTGGCAGCCTGCGGCAAGCAGGATGCACCGGCAGAAGCCGCACCCGCCAAGGACAAGGCCGCCAGTGCACTGGCCAGCAATGCGCCGGTGCAGGAAGCGCCCCTGCGTGGCACGCCGGATTTCGGCGGCACCACCCAGGTCGCGCGCGAAGCCGACGGCATCGGCAGCACCCCGGAACTGGCGGTGCTGGCGGCATTGCAGTCGGCCGTGGCCCAGGTCAACGGCGTACGCGTGGCCAGCCAGATGCAGAGCCTGCGCGCAGGCCTGCATGTGGACGTGGACGGAGAACACGTCGGCGATATCCGCGCCGACGCGTTCTCCCAGCAGATGATTGCCGGTTCGCAGGGCGCGGTGCTGGGCTATGAAATCCTCTCCCAGGATGAAGTGAGCCAGCTCGACGAAGAAACCATCGCCCGCGTGCGTGCCAGCGACGAAGGCTGGAGCTTCAAGGGTTCGGCCTCGGCCAGCGCCTCCGGTGAAGCCACCGCCAAGGGGGGCTCGGCGTCGGCCAGCGTCAAGGAAAACTACGAAGAACAGGTGAAGGTGGACGCCAAGCGCGGTGCCAGCTCCTTCGATTCGGATGTCACCCGGCGCAGCATGCGCAGCTACTGGAAGGTGCGTGTCCGCGCGCAGATTGCCCAGTACCGTGCGCCGGATGAAGAAGGCAAGCCGAAGATCGTGGTGGCGCTGCCACGTACCAAGTCGGGCAGCTATGCCGTGGGCGATGGCAGGGTGAATGCCGACGAGGTCGCCCAGGCGATCCGCGCGCGTCTGTCCGACACCCTTACCCAGACCCAGCGCTTCATCGTGCTGGACCGCGAGTTCGGCGACGAACTGCAGGCCGAGATCGACCACATCAACAGTGGCAACGTGCGCCTGCAGGACACCGCTCGCGTTGGCCAGCAGCTGGCGACCGACCTGATCCTGATTCCGACCATCGAACGTTTCGAGTACCCGCGCAGCGTGCGCAACCTGCGCATGTCCGATCGCCAGGTGACCTCGTACTCCGGTGGCGGCCGCATCACCCTGCGCCTGGTCAACGCCACCACCGGCCAGGTGGTGATGTCCGACAGCTTCGATCACCAGCTGGCCTCGACCGGCCCGAGTACGCTGCCGCGCGTGGTCAACGGCCGCAGCATGGCGGCAGCGATGATGGATTCGCTGTCGGGTCAGATCGGCACCGATATCGTCACCACGCTGTTCCCGGTGTCTGTGGTTTCGGTGGACGGCGACCAGGTGGTGCTGAGCCAGGGCGGTGACACCGTGCAGGTCGGCCAGCGCTGGCAGGCCGTGCGCCTGGGCGAAGAGCTGAAGGACCCGCAGACCGGGCGTTCGCTCGGCCGCAGCGAGCATCCGTGCTGCACCATCCGCATCGACCGCGTGGCCGCGCAGACCTCCTACGGCACCCTGGAAGAGGGCGTGGATGCGATGCGCGGCGGTTTCCGCCCGGGCCAGATCGAACTGCGTCAGAAGCTCGGCAGCAAGCCGAAGGCAGCCGCCGGCGCAACCGCATCGGCCGCCCCGGCCGCCGCAGCGCGTCCGGCCAGCAAGCCGAAGCCGAAGCCCGCCGCGGCCCCGGCTGAAGACCCGAACTGGTAA
- a CDS encoding sigma-70 family RNA polymerase sigma factor, protein MHEPALSQRLDTLWRMESPVLIARLARLLGGDVGRAEELAQDTWLAALERWPVQGIPDNPGAWLMTTARNRAIDVLRQHQRVAQQHAQWGEELHPAALPAPDDSQALEDDIGDDLLRLMFVACHPVLPADARVALTLRLLGGLTTIEIARAFLQPEPTIAQRIVRAKRTLAQKQVPYEVPRADALPERLASVLEAIYLVFNEGYAASAGDDWMRPALCAEALRLARILAHRMPVPPVLGLLALMELQASRAAARVDAQGAPILLDQQNRAQWDWLQIERGQQALTRAVSAGGGDDPYVLQARIAFCHASARRAEDTDWARIAALYAQLLQVMPSPVVALNRVVAVSRSEGAFAAWALLQPLLDEPRLQGYAPLMVVRGELLLQLGRDQDARDAFASAANLSQNQAERTLLRQWAGLPQES, encoded by the coding sequence ATGCACGAGCCCGCCCTGAGTCAGCGTCTGGACACCCTCTGGCGGATGGAATCGCCAGTGTTGATCGCGCGCCTGGCGCGCCTGCTCGGCGGCGACGTCGGTCGTGCCGAAGAGCTGGCCCAGGACACCTGGCTGGCCGCGCTGGAGCGCTGGCCGGTGCAGGGCATCCCGGACAATCCCGGAGCCTGGCTGATGACCACTGCGCGCAACCGTGCCATCGATGTGTTGCGCCAGCACCAGCGGGTGGCGCAGCAGCATGCGCAATGGGGAGAGGAACTGCATCCGGCCGCATTACCCGCGCCCGACGACAGCCAGGCGCTGGAAGACGACATCGGCGATGACCTGCTGCGGCTGATGTTCGTGGCCTGCCATCCGGTGCTGCCTGCCGACGCGCGGGTGGCGCTGACCCTGCGCCTGCTGGGTGGGTTGACCACGATCGAGATCGCCCGCGCGTTCCTGCAGCCGGAGCCGACCATTGCCCAGCGCATCGTGCGTGCCAAGCGCACGTTGGCGCAGAAGCAGGTGCCCTACGAAGTGCCGCGTGCCGACGCATTGCCGGAACGACTGGCATCGGTGCTGGAGGCCATCTACCTGGTATTCAACGAAGGCTATGCGGCCAGTGCGGGCGATGACTGGATGCGACCGGCGCTGTGTGCCGAGGCGCTGCGGTTGGCGCGCATTCTGGCCCATCGGATGCCGGTGCCCCCGGTGCTCGGTCTGCTGGCGCTGATGGAGCTGCAGGCGTCGCGTGCGGCGGCACGCGTGGACGCGCAGGGTGCGCCGATCCTGCTGGACCAGCAGAACCGGGCGCAGTGGGACTGGCTGCAGATCGAACGCGGCCAGCAGGCACTGACGCGCGCGGTGTCCGCAGGGGGCGGCGATGATCCTTACGTGCTGCAGGCACGGATCGCGTTCTGCCATGCCAGTGCGCGCCGCGCCGAAGACACCGACTGGGCGCGGATCGCCGCACTGTATGCGCAGTTGCTGCAGGTGATGCCGTCGCCGGTGGTGGCATTGAACCGGGTAGTGGCGGTGTCGCGCAGCGAAGGTGCGTTCGCTGCGTGGGCGCTGCTGCAGCCGTTGCTGGACGAGCCACGACTGCAGGGGTATGCACCGCTGATGGTGGTGCGGGGTGAGCTGCTGCTGCAGCTGGGACGGGACCAGGATGCACGTGACGCATTTGCCTCGGCGGCGAACCTGAGCCAGAACCAGGCCGAGCGGACCCTGCTGCGGCAATGGGCCGGCCTGCCGCAGGAAAGTTGA
- a CDS encoding DUF1428 domain-containing protein yields the protein MAYVDAYVLPCPQDKVAAYRRLARKAGAVWKDHGALQYMECVADDVQPGKSTSFPQAVKLKPGETVIVAFVVFRSRAARDRINKKVMADPRLAHIGPKDMPFDTKRMFWGGFKPIVEA from the coding sequence ATGGCTTACGTGGATGCCTACGTACTGCCGTGCCCGCAGGACAAGGTGGCGGCCTACCGCCGCCTTGCCCGCAAGGCCGGCGCGGTGTGGAAGGACCATGGCGCGCTGCAGTACATGGAATGCGTGGCCGATGACGTGCAACCCGGAAAATCGACCTCGTTCCCGCAGGCCGTGAAGCTCAAGCCTGGCGAAACGGTGATCGTGGCCTTCGTGGTGTTCCGCTCGCGTGCTGCGCGCGATCGCATCAACAAGAAGGTGATGGCGGATCCGCGGCTGGCGCATATCGGCCCCAAGGACATGCCGTTCGATACCAAACGCATGTTCTGGGGCGGCTTCAAGCCGATTGTTGAAGCGTGA
- a CDS encoding VOC family protein has product MSTPQPQMIFVNLPVQDLEKAKAFFAALGYSFNPAFTDENAACMVISESIFVMLLVKPFFQQFTTKGIADAHTQTEVITCLSADSRTAVDAMVDKALAAGASEPQPARDLGFMYQRGFQDLDGHLWEIAHMDGEPG; this is encoded by the coding sequence ATGAGCACGCCGCAACCGCAGATGATCTTCGTCAACCTGCCCGTGCAGGATCTGGAAAAAGCCAAGGCGTTCTTCGCCGCGCTGGGCTACAGCTTCAACCCGGCCTTCACTGATGAGAACGCCGCCTGCATGGTGATCAGCGAGAGCATCTTCGTGATGCTGCTGGTGAAGCCGTTCTTCCAGCAGTTCACCACCAAGGGCATCGCCGATGCGCACACGCAGACCGAAGTGATCACCTGCCTGTCGGCCGACAGCCGCACGGCGGTGGACGCGATGGTGGACAAGGCACTGGCCGCAGGCGCCAGCGAACCGCAGCCGGCGCGCGACCTTGGCTTCATGTACCAGCGCGGCTTCCAGGACCTGGATGGGCATCTCTGGGAAATCGCACACATGGACGGCGAGCCGGGCTGA
- a CDS encoding VOC family protein — translation MKLIPFLGFSGQAHDAMAFYAKALGGQVTSEMKYRDMPPSDGSPGCNEMPPETLDHVAHSQLEIGNAIVMAADGPGGGEGGSTTINVDVDSIEEAERVFAALAEGGQVQMPIAETFWAHRWGMLTDRYGKPWMVNCMKQP, via the coding sequence ATGAAACTGATTCCCTTCCTCGGCTTCAGCGGCCAGGCCCACGACGCAATGGCGTTCTATGCCAAGGCGCTCGGCGGGCAGGTCACGTCGGAAATGAAGTACCGCGACATGCCGCCGTCCGACGGCTCGCCGGGCTGCAACGAGATGCCGCCGGAAACTCTCGACCACGTCGCGCACAGCCAGCTGGAGATCGGCAACGCCATCGTGATGGCGGCCGATGGTCCCGGCGGCGGCGAGGGTGGCTCGACCACCATCAACGTCGACGTGGACAGCATCGAAGAGGCCGAACGCGTGTTCGCGGCACTGGCCGAAGGTGGCCAGGTACAGATGCCGATCGCCGAAACCTTCTGGGCCCATCGCTGGGGCATGTTGACCGACCGCTACGGCAAGCCGTGGATGGTCAACTGCATGAAGCAGCCCTGA
- a CDS encoding YciI family protein codes for MKVMVIVKANADSEAGRLPSEQELAAMGAYNEQLVAAGIMLAGEGLHATQRGRRIHFGSGAPRVEAGPFGPAGEQIAGFWLWEVRSLEEAVEWASRAPFGSGGTLELRPLITAEDFGEAFTPDLQQQEQRLRAQLEG; via the coding sequence ATGAAAGTGATGGTGATCGTCAAAGCCAACGCCGATTCCGAAGCCGGACGCCTGCCCAGCGAGCAGGAACTGGCCGCCATGGGCGCCTACAACGAACAACTGGTGGCCGCCGGCATCATGCTCGCCGGGGAAGGCCTGCATGCCACCCAGCGTGGCCGGCGTATTCATTTCGGCAGCGGCGCGCCCAGGGTCGAGGCCGGCCCGTTCGGCCCGGCCGGCGAGCAGATCGCCGGCTTCTGGCTGTGGGAGGTGCGTTCGCTGGAGGAAGCCGTCGAGTGGGCCAGCCGCGCGCCGTTCGGCAGTGGCGGCACGCTGGAACTGCGTCCCCTGATCACCGCCGAAGACTTCGGTGAAGCCTTCACCCCCGACTTACAGCAGCAGGAACAGCGTCTGCGTGCACAGCTGGAAGGTTGA
- a CDS encoding YciI family protein has translation MQQYLLLIYIDPSLLRTLPIDDFNTLMRDCLAHADKLQAEGTLLAAQKLQPIESAQTLRVRDGHSRVLDGPFAETRELLAGFNLIVARDRDEAMRIAQGFPWARFGSIEVRPLEDMDAERERCGAPAAAMAAAVP, from the coding sequence ATGCAGCAGTACCTGCTCCTGATCTACATCGACCCGTCGCTGCTGCGCACGCTGCCCATCGACGACTTCAATACGTTGATGCGCGACTGCCTCGCCCACGCCGACAAACTGCAGGCCGAGGGCACGCTGCTGGCTGCGCAGAAACTGCAGCCGATCGAATCGGCGCAGACCCTGCGCGTGCGCGATGGCCACAGCCGTGTACTCGATGGTCCCTTCGCCGAAACCCGCGAACTGCTGGCCGGCTTCAACCTGATCGTCGCCCGCGACCGCGATGAGGCCATGCGTATCGCCCAAGGATTCCCATGGGCCCGCTTCGGCAGCATCGAGGTGCGGCCGCTGGAAGACATGGACGCCGAGCGCGAACGCTGCGGCGCCCCTGCTGCGGCTATGGCAGCAGCCGTACCCTGA
- a CDS encoding SMP-30/gluconolactonase/LRE family protein, translated as MARWQGMAVGAVVVATAVALAATWWEFPASGPQVPAGPVPTPLAWTAQIELLAGDGHPGDRDGASAQARFADPYALLGTADGSVYFTDAGDNNRIRRRLADGRVETVAGQGEGRVDGPALQASFNTPSGIAADAQGNLYVADTGNHAVRRISTDGQVTTLAGGQQGFADGPAAQARFDGPMGIAVDAQGQVYVADTWNDRIRVIGTDGNVRTLAGGDRPGFVDAPGVDARFDTPVALAFDAHGALLVADLFNNAIRRVGADGTVSTAVGKGEVINGPLSLATTHDGVLYVGDLDGRIVQVTPQGHQLALLGNDRLPRLARPSGLAVEADGALLVADSAGYRLHRLRPLPVGELPAPALVGPASDAALPDSGGRWPLAPQDGWHEVVGTLGEVRGTFQGESRHHLHGGFDVRGDVGQTVLAIAEGKISSPIAAWSLGGQAEGLAVDRLKYIHMRVGRTPRGEPFDARWQPLYAEDGTLERIRVRRGTRIHVGDRLGSINNQAHVHLAVGNGGFETNAVALGFKNYADRFAPRITDVALLDDNDQPLTAGSDGVVMLARQGRGVQIVVEAWDQVDNNLPRRRLGPYQVGYQILDAAGQPLQGYEQPRWNIVFNRMPPQKQAVKVAYAPDSGITVHGSAVTRFRYLVTNTVRDGLMETGRWQPAALPPGEYIVRASARDYSGNEGVGPREIRVRLLP; from the coding sequence ATGGCGCGGTGGCAAGGGATGGCGGTGGGTGCGGTGGTGGTGGCAACGGCAGTCGCCCTGGCGGCAACCTGGTGGGAATTCCCCGCTTCCGGCCCGCAGGTGCCGGCGGGCCCTGTACCGACACCGCTGGCGTGGACCGCACAGATCGAGCTGCTGGCCGGCGACGGTCATCCGGGTGATCGCGATGGCGCCTCGGCGCAGGCACGCTTCGCCGATCCCTATGCGCTGCTGGGCACTGCCGATGGCAGCGTTTACTTCACCGATGCCGGTGACAACAACCGCATCCGCCGCCGCCTGGCCGATGGGCGTGTCGAAACGGTGGCGGGGCAGGGCGAGGGACGTGTTGACGGACCTGCGCTGCAGGCGAGTTTCAACACACCCTCGGGCATTGCCGCCGATGCACAGGGCAATCTGTATGTGGCCGACACCGGCAATCATGCGGTCCGGCGCATCAGCACCGATGGCCAAGTGACGACGCTGGCCGGTGGCCAGCAGGGCTTCGCCGATGGTCCCGCCGCACAGGCGCGTTTCGATGGACCGATGGGCATCGCCGTGGATGCGCAGGGACAGGTCTACGTGGCCGATACCTGGAACGACCGCATCCGCGTGATCGGTACCGATGGCAACGTGCGTACGCTGGCCGGCGGCGACCGCCCGGGCTTCGTCGACGCACCGGGTGTTGATGCCCGCTTCGATACGCCCGTTGCGCTCGCCTTCGATGCGCACGGCGCGCTGCTGGTGGCCGACCTGTTCAACAATGCGATCCGTCGTGTCGGCGCCGATGGCACGGTCAGCACCGCGGTCGGCAAGGGTGAGGTCATCAACGGTCCGCTGTCATTGGCCACCACCCATGACGGTGTGCTGTATGTAGGTGACCTGGACGGGCGCATCGTGCAGGTGACGCCGCAGGGCCATCAACTGGCGTTGCTGGGCAATGACCGCCTGCCACGGTTGGCGCGTCCCAGTGGCCTGGCCGTGGAAGCCGACGGCGCCCTGCTGGTGGCCGACTCCGCGGGCTATCGACTGCATCGCCTGCGCCCGCTGCCAGTGGGGGAACTGCCCGCACCGGCGCTGGTGGGCCCGGCCTCCGATGCGGCGCTGCCGGACAGTGGTGGGCGCTGGCCGCTGGCACCACAGGACGGCTGGCACGAAGTGGTCGGCACGCTCGGTGAGGTGCGCGGCACCTTCCAGGGCGAGAGCCGCCACCACCTGCACGGTGGCTTCGACGTGCGCGGCGATGTGGGCCAGACCGTGCTGGCGATTGCCGAGGGCAAGATCAGCAGCCCGATTGCCGCCTGGAGCCTGGGTGGGCAAGCGGAGGGATTGGCCGTGGACCGGTTGAAGTACATCCATATGCGCGTCGGTCGTACGCCACGCGGCGAACCGTTCGACGCGCGCTGGCAACCGCTGTATGCCGAAGACGGCACGCTGGAGCGCATCCGCGTGCGGCGTGGCACGCGCATCCACGTAGGCGACCGCCTGGGCAGCATCAACAACCAGGCGCATGTGCACCTGGCCGTGGGCAATGGCGGTTTCGAGACCAATGCGGTGGCGTTGGGGTTCAAGAACTATGCCGATCGCTTCGCGCCGCGCATCACCGATGTGGCGCTGCTGGATGACAACGACCAGCCACTGACCGCCGGCAGCGACGGTGTAGTGATGCTGGCCCGGCAGGGACGTGGCGTGCAGATCGTGGTGGAAGCCTGGGACCAGGTGGACAACAACCTGCCGCGTCGCCGGTTGGGGCCATACCAGGTGGGCTACCAGATCCTGGATGCCGCCGGGCAGCCGCTGCAGGGCTACGAGCAACCGCGCTGGAACATCGTCTTCAACCGCATGCCACCGCAGAAGCAGGCGGTGAAAGTGGCTTATGCGCCGGACAGTGGCATCACCGTGCATGGCAGCGCAGTCACCCGCTTCCGTTATCTGGTGACCAACACCGTGCGCGATGGCCTGATGGAAACCGGCCGCTGGCAGCCGGCGGCGTTGCCGCCGGGCGAGTACATCGTGCGTGCCAGTGCACGCGATTACAGCGGCAACGAAGGCGTAGGTCCGCGCGAGATCAGGGTACGGCTGCTGCCATAG
- a CDS encoding lytic transglycosylase domain-containing protein, giving the protein MSLRPTLVALLLLSGLWPGLAAARTVYRCVQGNTVSLATAPEPGSRCTPKEIDDSAVQTPNLWGNMGVFSGVLYEREQDGTLVYSTRNLPGSRVFLKFTVATPPGEPAHEGLGKVGKPQLAQHAKQFKAAAKATGVDDAWLRAIAHAESNFDALAVSSKGAQGVMQLMPDTAMEYGVRDPFSPQQSIDGGARYMRALLRRYNGDRPLAAAAYNAGIGAVARYKGVPPYAETLAYVDKVMALYTRYREAMGIRIEVPAK; this is encoded by the coding sequence ATGTCCCTCCGTCCCACCCTCGTCGCGCTGTTGCTGCTGTCTGGCCTATGGCCAGGGCTGGCCGCTGCGCGCACGGTCTACCGCTGCGTACAGGGCAACACGGTCAGCCTGGCCACCGCACCGGAGCCCGGCTCGCGCTGCACGCCGAAAGAGATCGACGACAGCGCCGTGCAGACCCCCAACCTGTGGGGCAACATGGGCGTGTTCAGTGGCGTGCTGTACGAGCGCGAACAGGACGGCACGCTCGTCTATTCCACCCGCAACCTGCCCGGCTCGCGGGTGTTCCTGAAGTTCACCGTGGCCACACCGCCGGGCGAGCCGGCGCACGAAGGCCTGGGCAAGGTCGGCAAGCCGCAGCTGGCCCAGCACGCAAAACAGTTCAAGGCGGCGGCCAAGGCCACCGGTGTGGACGATGCCTGGCTGCGGGCGATTGCCCATGCCGAAAGCAATTTCGACGCGCTGGCGGTGTCCAGCAAGGGCGCGCAGGGCGTGATGCAGCTGATGCCCGACACCGCAATGGAATACGGCGTGCGCGACCCGTTCTCGCCGCAGCAGTCCATCGATGGCGGCGCCCGCTACATGCGCGCGCTGCTGCGTCGCTACAACGGCGACCGTCCGTTGGCGGCGGCCGCCTACAACGCTGGCATCGGTGCGGTGGCACGCTACAAGGGCGTGCCACCGTATGCCGAAACCCTTGCCTACGTGGACAAGGTGATGGCCCTGTACACCCGCTATCGCGAGGCGATGGGCATCCGCATCGAAGTGCCGGCGAAGTAG